The window CGCGAAGGTCGTGATGCCCGAGACCGCGCCTATCTCGAAAATCAAGGCGACCCGGAGTTACGGCGCGGAGGTCGTCCTGCACGGCGTGGACTACGACGCCGCCCAGGAGCGCGCGCACGAACTCGAATCCCAGGAGGGCCGGACGTACGTCCACGCGTTCGACGACGAGCGCGTGATGGCGGGCCAGGGAACCATCGGCCTCGAAATCCTCGACCACCTCCCCGAGGTCGAGACGGTCGTCGTCCCCATCGGCGGCGGCGGCCTCATCTCCGGCATCGCCACCGCCATCAAGGCCCGCAGCCCCGACACGCGGGTCGTCGGCGTGCAGGCCGACGGCGCGTCGACCGTCGCGCAGTCCCTCCGGAAGGGAAGCCCGGAAGCCATCGACTCCGTGGACACCATCGCGGACGGCATCGCCGTGCGGCGGGTCGGCGAGCAGACGTTCCCCGTCATCCGCGAGCGCGTGGACGACGTGGTCACCGTCACTGACGACGAGATCGCGAGCGCGCTCACGATGCTCCTCGAACGCGGGAAGACGCTGGTCGAGGGTGCGGGCGCGGTGCCGCTCGCCGCGCTCCTCGAAGGCAAGTTCGTCTACGAGAAGGACGAGGTCATCGTCCCCGCGCTCTGCGGCGGGAACATCGACCTCAACCTCCTCACCACCGTCATCACGCGCGGACTGGTCGCGTCCGGCCGCTACATCAAGATTCGCACCGTCCTCAAGGACCGGCCCGGCGCGCTCGACGACCTCATCGAGGTGCTCAGCGACGCCCGCGCGAACATCTACGCCATCCAGCACGACCGCACCAACCGCGACATCGCGATGAACGCCGCCGAAGTCGAACTCGACCTCGAAACCCGCGGCGAAGACCACGTCGAGGAACTCCTCGACAGCCTCCGCGAACGCGGCTACGACGTCGAAGTCCTCGTCTGAGCTATCGCGTAATCCCGTACGTCACGGTGAGGAATTTCCCGCCGAGCAGCCACATCTCGTGGGTCGCCACCACCGGCCCGTCGCCGGGTGCGTCCGGCGCGTTCGTGGCGTCCGCCGGCCACACCGTGAACGTCTGCTCCATCGGCAGCCAGAACCCCGTTCCACCGCGCACCCAGTAGAGCCCGGGGTCGCCGGGCGCGCGCGTCGTCAACCGCAAGCCGTCACCCCGCGCGCTGTCCGTCGCGACCGATTCGAGGTGGAGTACCGTCGAGAGGTTCCCGCCCGGGAGGGGGGCGGCGATGTTCACGAAGCGCTCGTTTCGCGCGTCGTGGTGGGCGTAGAGCGCGACGAACACTGCCTCGCCGGTGTCAGGGTCGGTGCGTATCCACGCTCGCGCGCCGGGCCGCGGGTCGGCGTCGGGGTCGATGGGGACGAACCGGCTCTCCAGGGTTCGCGTCCCGGCGTCCCCGGGTGCGGGGAGGTTCAGTTGCTGGATGTGGGTCGTGAGGGGGGCGGCGAGTCGCGCGCCGGTGCGGAACGGCCGGTGCCAGCGCGCGCGGTAGGTCATTTCGAAGTCGCTCGTCGTCTCGTAGAACGCGCGGATGTCGGGGGCGACGCGGTCGGTGTCGAAGTCCGGGCGCGCGAACGCGTCGAAGTCGTCCATCTCGCCTGCGGGTGTCGCCGCGTTGTCGTCCACGAGACCCGCGCGCTCTGGAAATCCGGAGCCGATGCGACTGCCGCCGTCCACGGGGCTGAACGGGATCCCGCGCGCCCGCGAGCGGGACTCGGCGACGCCCGCCAGCCCGACGAGTCCTGCGAGAGCACCGCCCGTTCTCCACTTGTTCATACTCTCAGTTTGCGGTGGTTCGGCATCAGGTCGGCGGCTAGTCGCGGGGAGTTAAGTCCTCCCGTGGCGTCCCTTCGGGTATGAAGCGAACGATCTCCACCGGTGACGCACCCGAGGCCGTCGGCGCGTACAGTCAGGCGACGACGGACGGCGACCTCGTGTTCACCGCCGGCCAGATTCCGATGACGCCGGACGGCGACCTGCTCGACGACGAACCCATCGCCACCCAGACCCGGCAGAGCCTCGAAAACGTGAAAGCCATCCTCGAAGAGGAAGGCCTCACCACCCAGGACGTGCTCAAGACGACGGTGTTCCTCGCTGACATCGACGACTTCGACGAGATGAACGAGACGTACGAGGAGTACTTCCAGGACAACCCGCCCGCGCGGAGCGCCGTGCAGGCGGGCGCGCTTCCGAAGGGTGTCGGCGTCGAGATCGAAGCCATCGCCACCCGCGACTAGATGAACCGCGCCGCCGCCGTCTGGGGGCTCGTCGGCGCGCTCGCGTTCCTCGTTCTCGCGCAGGCGTATCGCCTCGCCACCGGCGACGGCCCCGGCCTCCCCGTCCTGCTCGGCGTCGCCCTCGCGGTCTTCCTCGCCACCGCGCTCACCGTCCCCGCCGTCGCCGCCCGAATGAGAAGGGTTTAAACGCCGGAGTCGGCTACGAAGTGGTGTAAGCCGGGATGGCCGAATGGCAAAGCGCACGCCTGGAAAGCGTGTCCCCTTACGGGGTTCTGGGTTCAAATCCCAGTCCCGGCGCTTCTCTCTGACTCGCACCGCGGAGCAACGATTCCGTGTGTTTTCTCGTTACACCACGCCTGCGCCGTACGCGATGGCGGCGATGCCGGCGATGGTGGCGATAGCTGCACCGGCGTACGCGTACGTGTAGCGGCCGAAGGTTTCGACGAGTTCGCTTTCGGGTTTGTCGGAGACGATGAAGGTCTCGCCGTCGACGGGTTCGATGACGACGTCGTCGGGTTTGAGGGGGTGGGTGGCGGTGTCGGTGGCGCGGGCGTGCCCGAGGACGTAGACGTCGTCGCCGGGGGAGAGCGTGGCTTCGTAGTAGCGGCGTTCGCCGTGGGCGTTCCCGATGTCGATGACGTTCGTGACTGAGTCAGATTGCGTGGCGACGCCGGTTTCGCCGCGCACGAACGCCGCGATGCGTTCGGGGGGTTCGGCGTCCGGCGGGACGGTGGTTTCGGCGGAGAAGCCGTCGATGGCGGCGGTGACGCCGTCGACGGTGACGCCGGTGGAGAGGAAGCGGTCCACGTCGACGGCGCTCACTTGAATGTCGTCGATGCCGGTTCCGGAGGACACGTCGTCAACGTGGGTGCCGACGTCGATGGTGACGCTGTCGGTGCCGTCGTCGAGCGTGAACGGTGTGGCGTAGACGCCTTCGGCGCGCGTCTCCCACATCTCGGTGTCGCCGCGTTCGTCCCACTCCTCGACTTCCCACGCGGAGACCACGGCGGGGTCGCCGCGGATGGGGGAGTCGAACGCGTTCTCGGTTCGGACCGTGCCTTTCAGTTCGACGCGTCCTTCCTCGCGGATGTCTCTCACGTCGGTGGTTTCGGTTCCTTCGACGAGCGCGCTCCGGCGGTGCTGGCGGCGGCCGTAGACGCCGGCGAACGCCGCAATCAGGAGGAGGACGACGCCGACGACGATGGGAAGGGCGGACATGCGTGGCTGGTTCTCCTCCGCGTTTCGACGTAAAACCAGGGGAGTGCTCAGATGTCCGTGTGGACGCGGACTTCCTCGCCGGTGACGGTGTCCACGGCGTCGCCGCTCACGGTGTAGTCGTCCTCGCCTTTCTCCGTCCAGCCGAAGGCGGCGAGCACTGACTCACCGAGTCCGGGTTCGGGGTCGACCCAGGCGGTGTTGTCCTCGACTGCGGTGACGATGCCGAGCTGTTCGCCTTCGATGTCCACGAGGAACTTGCCCTCGTCATCCGGCGTGAGTGTCGCCATATTTGGGGGTTCTCGGAGCGGCGTGAAAGGCGTGGTGGGCGGATCACGTGCCCCCGGATCGGACTGTACTGTGTGAACACACGACACGAATTCTGGGGGCTCCGGGCGTCTCACCGCCCTTCTCCCCCCTTCGGCCCAAGGTTTTATATAGAAGGACAAACAATCATTCGAGTAGCTATGTCGCAACAGCGTATGCAGGGCCAGCCCATGATTATCATGGGAGATGACGCCCAGCGAGTGAAGGACAAGGACGCGCAGGAACACAACATCTCCGCGGCGCGCGCCGTCGCGGACGCCGTGCGCTCCACCCTCGGTCCGAAGGGGATGGACAAGATGCTCGTCGACTCGATGGGTGACGTAACCATCACGAACGACGGCGTCACCATCCTCGAGGAGATGGACATCGACAACCCCACCGCGGAGATGATCGTGGAAGTCGCCGAGACCCAGGAGGACGAGGCCGGCGACGGCACCACGACCGCGGTCGCCATCGCGGGCGAACTCCTCAAGGAGGCCGAAGACCTCCTCGAACAGGACATCCATCCGACGGCCATCATCAAGGGCTACAACCAGGCCGCCGAGAAGGCCCGCGAGGAAGTCGACGACATCGCCGTCTCCGTCGACCCCGAGGACGAAGCCCTCATCCGCTCCGTCGCGGAGACGTCCATGACGGGCAAGAGCGCTGAAATCGACAAGGAACTCCTCAGCAGCCTCATCTACGAGGCGCTCGATCAGGTGTCCGTCGACGCCGAGGACGGCTCCACCGTCGTCGACGTGGCGAACATCAACATCGAGACCCAGACCGGTCGCGCCGTCGGCGAGTCCGACCTCCTCAAGGGCGCGGCCATCGACAAGGATCCCGTCCTCGACTCGATGCCCACGGAGCTCGACGACGCGAACACGCTCCTCCTCAACGAAGCCATCGAGGTCGAAGAGGCGAACGCCGACACCTCGGTGAGTATCGACAGCCCCGACCAGCTCCAGAGCTTCCTCGACCAGGAGGAAAAACAGCTCCAGGAGAAGGTCGACAAGATCGTCGAGACCGGCGTGGACGTCGTGTTCTGCCAGAAGGGTATCGACGACATGGCGCAGCACTACCTCGCGAAGGAGGGCGTGCTCGCCGTCCGCCGCGTGAAGAAATCGGACATCGGCTTCCTCAAGAACGTCCTCGGCGGCAGCGTCGTCCAGGACCTCGACAGCCTCACCGAGGACGACCTCGGGCGCGGCAGCGTCCGCCGCGACGACGAGGACGACCTCTTCTACGTCGAAGGCCTCGAGGAGGAGGCCCACGGCGTCACACTCCTCCTCCGCGGCAGCACGGATCACGTCGTCGACGAACTCGAACGCGGCGTCACGGACGCTCTCGACGTGGCCGCGCAGACGCTCACTGACGGCCGCGTCCTCCCCGGCGGCGGCGCAATCGAGGTCGAACTCGCCGACCGACTCCGCTCGTACGCGGACTCCGTCAGCGGCCGCGAGCAGCTCGCCGTCGAGTCCTTCGCGAACGCGCTCGAACTCATCCCGCGCGTCCTCGCCGAGAACGCGGGCCTCGACCCCATCGACATTCTCGTCGACCTCCGCGCGGCCCACGAGACCGGCGAGCAGAACACCGGCCTGAACGTCCTCACCGGCGATCTCGAAGACACCTACGAGGGCGGTGTCGTCGAACCCGCGCACGCCAAGGAGCAGGCGCTCTCCAGCGCCACCGAGGCCGCGAACCTCGTGCTCAAGATCGACGACATCATCTCCGCGGGCGACCTGTCCACCGACAAGGGCGACGACGAAGGTGGCGCGCCCGGCGGCGGCATGGGCGGCATGGGCGGCGGCATGGGCGGCATGATGTAAAATCGGCCACCTGCCCGCTCCCGTCCCCCGACCGCGCTGCGTTCGCACCGCTCGACGACTATCTTCTGCGTTCTTTTCGAGAACGAAAGAGCGCGCGTCCGGCTACTCCTGGATGTCGAGTTCGAACTGTTCGTGCTCGGCGGCGGCGTTGAGGACGACGCTCGTGCTGGATTCCTTGATGTCGGCGTCGCCGAGGAGCGTCTTGATGAGGTCGTTCATGTCGTCGGTGTCGCGGAACTTCCCGACGGCGAAGATGTCGTAGTCGCCGGTGACTTCGTACACCGACACCATCTGCTTGTGAGCGCGCATACGGTCGGTGATGTCGGGGAGGCTGTTCCCCTCGACCTTGAGCTGGAGGACGGCGGTGACGTCGTAGCCGAGTTCGTCGTAGTCGACGACGGGCGTGTAGCCGTCGATGACGCCGGCGTCTTCGAGGTCTTTGAGGTGGTTGGAGACGGTGGTGACGGACACGTTGAGGTCGTCTGCGAGGCTGCGGAGGCTGGCCCGACCGTCGCCGAGTAGTGCGTTGATGAGTTTTGCGTCGAGGTTTTCGTACGTCATCGAACCCTACTACGGTATCGGGGGTTTAGAATTTAACGAATGTCCAGTTAGGGGTCGGTTGGTGGAGATTGCGCCAACCGGTACGGCTAATATGGTGGCTCCTGTCTCGTATTACTGTCGAAACCAATGACAAAAGGGAACCTTTCTCCGGACGGCGGGCTGAGCGAGACGGAACAGGACGTCCTCGACGAGATCGAGGCGAAGAACGTCGACTTCCTCCGCTTGCAGTTCACGGACATCCTCGGCACGGTGAAGAACGTCTCCGTCCCCGCCGACCAGGCGGAGAAGGCCTTCACTGACGGCATCTACTTCGACGGCTCCAGCATCGAGGGCTTCGTCCGCATCCAGGAGTCCGACATGCGCCTCAAGCCGGATCCGGAGACGTTCGCCATCCTGCCGTGGCGCCAGCGCGAGGAGACGGCGTCCGCTCGCCTCATCTGTGACGTCATCGACACGTCGACGGGCGAGCCGTTCGAGGGCGACCCGCGCCGCGTCCTGAAGAACGTCCTCGACCGCGCCGAGGAGATGGGGTACACGGTGAACGCCGCGCCCGAACCCGAGTTCTTCCTGTTCGAGGAGGACGAGCGCGGCCGCGCCACCACCGAACTCTCCGACTTCGGCGGATACTTCGACCTCGCGCCGAAGGATCCCGCGTCCGACGTTCGCCGCGACATCATCAACGGCCTCGAATCGATGGGGTTCGAAATCGAGGCGTCCCACCACGAGGTCGCCGAGTCCCAGCACGAGATCAACTTCGAGTACGACGACGCGCTCACGACGGCCGACAACGTCGCGACGTTCCGCACGGTCGTCCGCGCCATCGCCGCCGAGCACGACCTGCACGCGACGTTCATGCCGAAGCCCATCGCGGAGATCAACGGCTCCGGGATGCACACGCACTTCTCGCTGTTCGAGGACGGCGAGAACGCGTTCCACGACGAGGACGACGAGTTCGACCTCTCCGAGACCGCCCACCAGTTCCTCGCGGGCATCCTCGAACACGCGCCCGCCATCACGGCCGTCTCGAACCCGACCGTGAACTCCTACAAGCGCCTCGTTCCTGGCTACGAAGCGCCCGTGTACGTCGCGTGGTCCGACCGGAACCGCAGCGCGCTCATCCGGAAACCCGCCGCCCGCGTTCCCGCCGCGTCCCGCATCGAAGCGCGGTTCCCCGACCCCTCGTGCAACCCGTACCTCGCGTTCGCGGCGCTCATCGCCGCCGGACTCGACGGCATCGAGAGGGGCCTCGACGCGCCCGACCCGGTTCGCGAGAACATCTACGAGTTCGACGAGGCCAAACGCGAGGAGCACGGCATCGAGACGCTACCGTCCAACCTCGGCGAAGCCGTGGACGCCCTCGAATCGAACGAGGTCATGTTGGACACGCTCGGCGAGCACATCGCGGAGAAGTTCGTCGAGGCGAAACGCGAGGAACACACCGGCTACCGCATTCAGGTGTCGGACTGGGAACTCGAGCGCTACCTCGAGACGTTCTAGAGGCGCGTCGGCACCCACATCACGCCGAACCCTAACACTATTCCTCCCGCCGCCGCGACCGGCACGGGCGGTTCTATCGCGAGCGGCAGTCCGCCGACGGCGAGCAGTGGCACGAGCGCGAGCACAGACCACGCGGACGCGTCGGCGAGTCGCTGGACGCGCTCTCGGGCGGCCTGCCAGCCGACGATACCGCCGAGGGTCGCGCCGAACACGGTCGCGGCCTCGGCCGTCCACGCGAGCGCGAGACCCGCGGTGCCGGCGGCGAGCGCGACGAAGAACGCGTTTGCGACACTGTCCCGGGAGACGGCGAGCGCGAACGCGGCGTGGAGGCTTCCCGCGACGACGCCCGCAACCACGTCCGGGAGGTAGTGGACGCCGAGCGCGAGTCGCGTGACCGCGACGACGGCGACGACGACGCCCGCGACCGCGTATCGGGTTCGCCGGGTGCCAGCGCGGAGGAGCGCGGCGAGCGCGCCGTAGAAGACGGCCGCGCCGGTCGCGTGGCCGCTCGGGAAGCCGTAGCCGTCCGCGTGAACGAGCGCGACTGTGGCCGGCGGGCGGTGGAACCCGAACAGGCTCTTGAGCGCGACGACGAGCGCCAGTCCGCCGACGACGATGCCGAGGAAGCGCGCCGCGCGTTCGGGCGAGAGCACGTCGTATCGGGGGCCGAGCCAGTAGAGGAGTGGCGCGGCGACGAGGAACAGTTCGGGGTCGCCGAGCGCGGTGAGCGCGCGCAGAAGCGGGACGAGCGCCTCGGGAACCCGTCCGGCGAGCGCGTCGGAGACGCCGAGACCGTGCATCTATCGGCGGTCGTTCACCCAGTCGGCGATGCGACCGGGGACGCCGGCGGCGTTGAGTCCGACGCCGAACAGCAACATGAGGGCGTAGAGGCCGAGGGTGGACAGCCAGACCACGACCATCGCCAGGATGGCCCAGCCGCCGGAGAGGAAGTAGAACGCCCCGAGCGTCATCAGCGTCCCGTAGAGGAGGACGAGGTAGGGCCCCCAGCCGCGGGCGTGATTGCGACGCAGCCGCTTGCGGACGTACGTCCGGAGGTCCGATTCGAGATCGTTCTTCGACACCGTCTTCGCGTCGAGCTCGGCGCGCAGCGCGCGTACTTCCCGCTCCATCTCCGCGATGTCCGGAGCGGAGTCCGGTTCGTCGACTTCGTCGTGTACGTCGGTTTCGTCGGTTCGTCCCGCGAGCACGGCGTTCAGTACCGCCCCGACCATGATAATCGTACCGCCAACGTACAGTATCGTCACCAGCAGGAGCGCGGCGCCGAGGATGCCGTACGCCTGGTACTTCCCCGCGAGCGGCGCGTACGCCTCGAAGATGCCGCTGAGGGCGGTCCAGCCGGCGGCGGCGAGCAGCGTGCCGGGCACGGCCTCTCTCGGGGTGATGTCGGCGTCGGGGAAGATGTAGAAGATGGGGAAGAAGACGAGGCAGAGCGTAACGGCGAGCAGGCCGAACGCGACGACGCCGACGAACGGGCCGGTGGCGACGAACCCGGCGACGAACCCGGCGACGACGGCGGCGACGACGCCCGCGGCGATAGCGCCGAGGACGAGCACGCCGTCCCGTAGCTGGTGAGTGAGCGGGCGCGCGCCGACCACGCCGTAGACGTGCGCGAACGCCACGTCCAGCCCGCGGAAGAGCTTGAGGCCCGACCACGCGAGCACGACGAGGGAGACGACGGTGGCGGTTCCGCGGCCGCTCGCGCCCCGCAGCGCGTTCCGCACGGCGTCGCTCCCCTCAGCGGTGAGCAGGGTGCCGACGAGTTGGACTATCTGCTCGCCGATGGATTCGACGCCGAGGTAGGACGCGGCGGCGAGCGTCAGCAGGAGGAGGGGGATGAGGGAGACGAACGCGTAGTAGGCGACGGCGGCCGCGAGGAACGTTATCTGGCTGTCCTGCGCCTCGGCGACGACCTCGCGGGCGACCGAGACGGCGTTTCGTGACACACGCTGCGTTCGACCTCCGGTCTGAAAAACCCTTACGGGGCGAGGTCGCGCAACGCTGCGACGGACGCCGTCGTCTTGAACGTCGTCCCGCCGTAGTGGGCGCGCGACGCCTCGTAGCCGCCGTCGCGAACCGCGTCCAGGAACTCGTCCATCCCGACCGCGGGTTCGTTCCAGCGCTTGTAGAGCTTGTGCTGGTCGTAGTGCGTGGGTTCGTGGAGTTCGCTCGCAATGCGTTCGAGAAGGCGCTCGGCGCGCTCCGCCGCCCCCATCTCGCCCGTGAGCTCTCGAACCACGTCCGCGACGAACTCGGCGTCGTGGGCGGCGCCGAGCCAGACCGGGCCGGCGGTCTGCACGCCCTCCCCGCAGTTCGGGCAGGCGTCCGGCGATTCGGGAAGGAGGGTCTTCTCGGTCCGGCGGTGGAGGCAGGCCTCGCAGTGGTGGATGTAGCCGAGTTCGTCGATTGCGGCGTTGGCGTCGGTCGCGCGGTGGGAGAGGTCGAGGTAGGTGCGGACGTAGTGGTCGCTCACGTGACTCAGGATCGGCGTGACGCCCACGTCGTAGCGCGCGGCGGTTCGGGCGAACGCGCCGAGCAGCACTCGCAGCCCCATCTCGGCGTGGTACTCGGTGTTCCGGGGGACGGTGGAGTACTTGCGGACGCCGGACTCGAAGTGCGCGCCACACAGCGGCGCGGTGTCGGTCGCGGTGACGCAGACGAGGTCGCGGGCGTTCGCGAGCGCGGCGTCCGCGAACGGAATCGGCGTGCCAAAGGGGTCGATATCGACCACGTCGACGTAGGCGTCCTTGTCGTGGAGAACGGCGTTCGCGTCCTGATGGACGACCGCCCCCTGGAGGTCGTTCCGTTCGAGGTTCCGGCGCGCGAGGGTGACGGCGTCCGGGTCGGTATCGGCGAGCGTGACGTTCCAGCCCTCGTTCGCCGCGCGAACGCCCCGGATACCGCTCGCGGCGGTCGCGTCGAGGTAGCTGTCGGCCTCCGGCGTGCGCTCGCCGTACGCGCGGAGCGCCGCGACGGTGATATCGCGGTTAAGCTCCTGACCGGGGTTGAAGAACACGCCCTCCGCCGCGCCCTCGCCGCCGCCGGACGCGGACTCGACCTCCACCGTCACCGCACCCTCCTCTACGAGCATACGCGGACTCCGCGACCCGCGGAAAAAAGCCCCGCGGATCGGTTACTCGCCGACCGCGGCCGCGCGCTCCACGACGTCCTCGCTGTACCGCTCCGCGAGTTCGTCGTGCTGATCGGGGCGGTGCTCGTACACGTCCTGGAACAGCGTGATGGGCGTCTTCGCCGCCTGATAGGTGGCTTCGTCCCACATCCGGTCGTTCTCGATGTCCACGGTCACGCCGTCCACCTCGATGGTGGCCTCGCGCGTCATCGCGATTGCGCCGGTGCCGGCTTCCTTCGCGGCCTCGAACTGCTCCATCGAGTCCACGATGTCGTCCATGCTCGGGACGTAGGACGCCCGATTGAGCAGTTCCTCACGGAGTTCGTCCGCGTCGAGCTCGCGTTCTTCGCCGCCGATTTCGAGCTCGTAGCCCGTGTCCGTCTCCTCGAGTTCGAGGCGGTCGCCCCGGTAGATCTGGCGGCCGCCCTGCGCGTCGAGTTCGACCTCGTCGCCGCCGTCGTCGAGCAGCCACTGGCCGGACTCCGGCGGGAGCGGGGCCGTGTTCGCCTCGACGACCTGTCCGGGCGTGAGCGACCAGATTCCGGTCATGCCCTTCGCGCGGTTCTCCTCCATCCGCTCGCGGTAGCCCGCGACGTCCCGGATGTCGTCGTAGGGGCCGTCCACGGCCACGAGGCCGGCGGCGCTCGCGCCCCGGGACGTGTTGTGCCGCAACTCGGGCCACTCGGGGAGTTCGCCGGTGGGCGTCATCGCCCGCATGTCCTTCGTGTAGTCGACCTCGCCGTCCACGAGCAGGAACATCCGTTCGAGGTTGTTGCTCGGGTTCCCGAGTTCAGCGCGGAGGTCGCTCATCGCGAGTTCGGCCTCCCCGGACTCGATGATGACGGACATCGAGAGGCTGCCGGGTTCGAGGCCGTGTTCGGTCTCCACGATGGTGATGAACTCGTCGGCCTTCTTCCAGTCGTCGAGGTCGCCGACCTCGGGAATGACGAACCCGTCGATGTGCTCGACCGCGCCGTTCTCGGGGTCGGCGATCTCGAGCATGTGCTGGAACCCTCGGTACCGGGTTTCGGGGCTGTCGCGGTGCCAGACGACCCGCGGATGGATTTCGCCGGGGAAGTCCGCGCCGTGCTCTGAAACGACCTCCGCGATGTTCCGCGCGCCCTCGTCACGCATCGAGGGGGCGGTCGCGTCCTCGTTGTCCGGCACCCACACGTCGGGCGCTTCGAGGCCGCGGAGCTGGGCGGCGCGCCGCAGCATCTTCGCGGAGTCGTCCTCGCCGTCCACCGCCGTCGGACTCGTGAAGAACGACCGAACGAACTCGCGGTCGTAGTGGCGGTCTGTCGGATCAGTCATCCTGCGTCTGCTCCGGCGTGTCTCCGTCGGCCGTGATCGGGTCGGACTCGTCTTCGGTGAAGCCGGCCGATTCCTCCATCCGCTGCTTGGCGTCCGGGTCGAACTCCGCCTCGATCTCCTGGTAGCGCGGCACGAGCGACATCTCGTGGTGGCTCTCCGTCTCGTGACCCAGGTAGCGGTCTTCGAGGTCGAACTGCGCCTGTTCGTCGTTCTCCGCGATGTTCTTCATGTCCTCGTACACCGCGTGCGCGCCGGAGTGGAGGGCGTACAGCGTGATGAACTGGTACTTGTAGCCGAGGTCGCCGAGCTCCTCGAACGTCAGCGGATCCTCTTCTTCGCTCCACGCGAACGAGGAGGAGTAGTTGAACGCGAGGTCGAGGTCGGGGTGGGTCTCGTGGATCGTTTCGGCGTACTCGACGGCGTCCTCTCGGCTCGGATCCGGCATCTCGGGCCAGACGAGGTCGACGCCGGCGTCGGCGTAGATGCGGCCGCGTTCGAGGTGTTCCTCCCAGTCGCCGTTCGCGGAGCCGTAGGCGTCCGTGCGGGCGATGATGACGGTGTCCTCGGACTGCTTCGCGTCCACGGCGGCTTCGAAGCGCGAGCGCGCGGTCTCGCGGTCTTCGATCTGCTTGCCGGCGATGTGGCCGCAGCGCTTCGGCGAGGTCTGGTCTTCGATGTGGATGGCGGCGACGCCGGCCTTCTCGTACTCGCGGACGGCGCGTCGGACGTTGTGCACGCCGCCGTACCCGGTGTCGGCGTCCGCGACGACGGGGAGTTCGGTGGCGTCGACGATGCGCTTCGCGTTCTCCACCATCTCGGTCATCGTGACCATCTCGAGGTCGGGGAAGCCGAACTGGCCGAGGACGGTGGAGTACCCGCTCATGTAGGCGGCGTCGAGACCGGCGCGTTCGGCGAGCCGGGCGTCGAGCGCGTGGTACAGGCCGGGCGCGAACACGTAGTCCTGGTTCTCCAGCTTGTCGCGGAACTCGCGGCCGGCTGGGTTGTCGATGTCTCGGTGCGTATAGTCTGGGTAGTCACTCATTGGTCTGGATTCGGTGGCTGAGGACGGTTTCGTCGTAGTCCTCGCGGGGGTCGGTGGTGTTCGTCAGATCCGGGACGGCCGGCGCGCCGGTGTTCTCTATATCGGTGTATTCGGACATTATGTCGTGGTGGCTGGGGTTGGTCGATAGGCGGTGCGGGCGTCGGAGGTCCGGTGGTGTACTGCCATTGCGTCCAGGTAGGTGTGGAACACCACGATAAAGTTAATGATTGATAATGTAATATGGGTGGATAAGAATTAATAATCATTAAGGACGCGCTGGTGGGCCAATCGAACCGGCTAAACCACGCCCCCACCAAACCCGGCCGTGACGGACGACTGGCGCGACGACCTCCGAAACGCGGGAGCCCTCACGCCCAGCATCGTCCAACGAATCCTCCACGCGCACGGCGACCGCGGCCGACGCGCCATCGAAGCCGTCAGTGAACGCCGCGTCAAAGAATACAACGACTTCACCGTCGTCGTCGGCCACCACGACGAATACGTCGTCGAAAACGGCGGCTGCCACTGCCAGG is drawn from Salarchaeum sp. JOR-1 and contains these coding sequences:
- the ilvA gene encoding threonine ammonia-lyase, giving the protein MLELADVLEAEDRVSDVARHTPLDYSHTFSDITGAEVHLKLECFQRTGSFKIRGAANRIRTLSEEEADAGVVTASAGNHAQGVALAASRSGVDAKVVMPETAPISKIKATRSYGAEVVLHGVDYDAAQERAHELESQEGRTYVHAFDDERVMAGQGTIGLEILDHLPEVETVVVPIGGGGLISGIATAIKARSPDTRVVGVQADGASTVAQSLRKGSPEAIDSVDTIADGIAVRRVGEQTFPVIRERVDDVVTVTDDEIASALTMLLERGKTLVEGAGAVPLAALLEGKFVYEKDEVIVPALCGGNIDLNLLTTVITRGLVASGRYIKIRTVLKDRPGALDDLIEVLSDARANIYAIQHDRTNRDIAMNAAEVELDLETRGEDHVEELLDSLRERGYDVEVLV
- a CDS encoding Rid family detoxifying hydrolase, translated to MKRTISTGDAPEAVGAYSQATTDGDLVFTAGQIPMTPDGDLLDDEPIATQTRQSLENVKAILEEEGLTTQDVLKTTVFLADIDDFDEMNETYEEYFQDNPPARSAVQAGALPKGVGVEIEAIATRD
- a CDS encoding transmembrane domain-containing protein is translated as MSALPIVVGVVLLLIAAFAGVYGRRQHRRSALVEGTETTDVRDIREEGRVELKGTVRTENAFDSPIRGDPAVVSAWEVEEWDERGDTEMWETRAEGVYATPFTLDDGTDSVTIDVGTHVDDVSSGTGIDDIQVSAVDVDRFLSTGVTVDGVTAAIDGFSAETTVPPDAEPPERIAAFVRGETGVATQSDSVTNVIDIGNAHGERRYYEATLSPGDDVYVLGHARATDTATHPLKPDDVVIEPVDGETFIVSDKPESELVETFGRYTYAYAGAAIATIAGIAAIAYGAGVV
- the thsB gene encoding thermosome subunit beta; amino-acid sequence: MSQQRMQGQPMIIMGDDAQRVKDKDAQEHNISAARAVADAVRSTLGPKGMDKMLVDSMGDVTITNDGVTILEEMDIDNPTAEMIVEVAETQEDEAGDGTTTAVAIAGELLKEAEDLLEQDIHPTAIIKGYNQAAEKAREEVDDIAVSVDPEDEALIRSVAETSMTGKSAEIDKELLSSLIYEALDQVSVDAEDGSTVVDVANINIETQTGRAVGESDLLKGAAIDKDPVLDSMPTELDDANTLLLNEAIEVEEANADTSVSIDSPDQLQSFLDQEEKQLQEKVDKIVETGVDVVFCQKGIDDMAQHYLAKEGVLAVRRVKKSDIGFLKNVLGGSVVQDLDSLTEDDLGRGSVRRDDEDDLFYVEGLEEEAHGVTLLLRGSTDHVVDELERGVTDALDVAAQTLTDGRVLPGGGAIEVELADRLRSYADSVSGREQLAVESFANALELIPRVLAENAGLDPIDILVDLRAAHETGEQNTGLNVLTGDLEDTYEGGVVEPAHAKEQALSSATEAANLVLKIDDIISAGDLSTDKGDDEGGAPGGGMGGMGGGMGGMM
- the lrp gene encoding HTH-type transcriptional regulator Lrp, translated to MTYENLDAKLINALLGDGRASLRSLADDLNVSVTTVSNHLKDLEDAGVIDGYTPVVDYDELGYDVTAVLQLKVEGNSLPDITDRMRAHKQMVSVYEVTGDYDIFAVGKFRDTDDMNDLIKTLLGDADIKESSTSVVLNAAAEHEQFELDIQE
- the glnA gene encoding type I glutamate--ammonia ligase, with translation MTKGNLSPDGGLSETEQDVLDEIEAKNVDFLRLQFTDILGTVKNVSVPADQAEKAFTDGIYFDGSSIEGFVRIQESDMRLKPDPETFAILPWRQREETASARLICDVIDTSTGEPFEGDPRRVLKNVLDRAEEMGYTVNAAPEPEFFLFEEDERGRATTELSDFGGYFDLAPKDPASDVRRDIINGLESMGFEIEASHHEVAESQHEINFEYDDALTTADNVATFRTVVRAIAAEHDLHATFMPKPIAEINGSGMHTHFSLFEDGENAFHDEDDEFDLSETAHQFLAGILEHAPAITAVSNPTVNSYKRLVPGYEAPVYVAWSDRNRSALIRKPAARVPAASRIEARFPDPSCNPYLAFAALIAAGLDGIERGLDAPDPVRENIYEFDEAKREEHGIETLPSNLGEAVDALESNEVMLDTLGEHIAEKFVEAKREEHTGYRIQVSDWELERYLETF